A region from the Xiphias gladius isolate SHS-SW01 ecotype Sanya breed wild chromosome 20, ASM1685928v1, whole genome shotgun sequence genome encodes:
- the sec16a gene encoding protein transport protein Sec16A isoform X3, whose translation MQPPPRTGPPGASGPPPTGPNMFRRTRPHKHTAAATAAMPPTTQPMTDPFAFVRAPPPMAAGGLPTIPSSNPPPMQALPNTVYSQAGGGLPPHPQTLEDVPAAPPGPPPSSVPGVTLFNPHSTASPGVFPVPGPAGYASSHTELGYFNSREPTPSMATEPSPVSSAPAPSQTPFNQEFQGPPPSQPGPFQPVPPTTTSSQWAPDHGSRPPSVQNYFQPTSDPPPQPYSIPPQTQMYPSHTPSPRHNTPTPPTQPGHPQIQAHLPPQNPVKGPSFPWPDPNAPQQQHNSHFQTQSYFSQSSAPQDSWFSQPPQDSGYHQMGTGLGHPQSQPDAGGSQHASSSVPGPSSAPAPVPYSHESGTLSMFFKDNDVENEETLAGERNKAVNGIPGSFQHHNNPQTHSSHADASLDYKGASLQDHSHIPYMNDGNHALQGHTQKPPDPQYDHVENLECVPNQEVLPSETHGSPAATVGHGVDQFETGPNLETPDSVPRPMRSASVSSNYSNMSHGSGTGTRRHQGVVGTFIQQESPRLTDDANLSAVAGGYFEQIDTSPAGDVGARQSSLEQMWSPTPSPPKPTGIFQASANSSFEPVRSHGVGVRPAEVDMAKIVAEGGADSTPGNLEQPPDNMENIYGPGHPLSPGAVGGVPHLTHPVVLSHSRPSSRAYGTSRPCESPATTLWAQNDPTSLGANILLAPAAPTVLAPLREPSADVIQPPDGPLDLQPSQRVQPTSHQLSENLENPPKVSEAEPTDSQGNMGYASLLVSDSLHQPVLIAPPVSNYSVIPPSTPPQAASQSNLKETTPPARSLAQGQGASTSQSPSVSSNLNQLFAPGPISFSSSPSNQGPLNLTRDNTEAATSEITASPQSQPVRPPLSRGQPVGGDSHSVLQVNPQASLVTATVSNHNQPSNYELLDFSMHQSQIQNQASGHPSSLHESPQSSNGFYLQVTKDAQQGVRMEGNAPVQTPASSSTPQVLPATPQAPANTQPPPMEPPKTSDSQAPLQGSGDAPRVPVSGAQPSHGQLPAPAQGPGAGSTPPSVAAQPPGPRGPVPPGASQPAPAEPPRPPSSVGSQQGYGPPPPVPGQMYGGYYGNYGEYTDSRAPYPPGQYPPPSGDPRAQQYYQDGSYRNRTDHWYGRYDGQTPGYRDPNYQYREPQPERPSSRASQYSDRPSSRQGYPDDYHRANRSAYSEYYADYSKNYDYRGYNYVQYDPRYRGYYDQSYWSNYDDSYRGRDNYYNQQMYPARKDGYDDQWRYYPGYDPSFDDDYHRRGEMYGDEFDRRSVHSEQSAHSVHSSQSHHSRRSSFSSRSQQSQVYRSQPDLVSAVYDTTASTLAVDYSYGQYPNPADASQNYSQYLYPSEYTADSTWITPEQPPPRPATPEKFTIPHRCARFGPGGHLVQVLPNLPSAGQPALVDIHNMETMLQDTPDQAELRAFPGPLVKEETHKVDVIKFSQNKALECSRDNNLLDRDSARLLWDFIVLLCRQNGTVVGTDIADLLLKEHRSVWLPGKSPNEANLIDFNNEPLARAEEEPGAGPLSLLSDTFMIVPENVGKETERFRELLLFGRKKDALEAAMKGGLWGHALLLASKMDNRTHARVMTRFANSLPINDPLQTVYQLMSGRMPASATCCGEEKWGDWRPHLAMVLSNLTHTLDLDTRTITTMGDTLASKGLIDAAHFCYLMAQVGLGVFTKKSTKMVLIGSNHSLPFYHFATNEAIQRTEAYEYAQSLGSQPCSLPNFQVFKLIYACRLAESGLSAQAFHYCEVISKTVLIQPSYYSPVFISQIIQISEKLRFFDPQLKERPEQELFNEPEWLIHLRQLDGQIRTGVITYNADRTTPTQFNCSSPSSELDQPIPPEPYTMPLEMDGPAPDNPLMSSLLPGPPPQGVQLMPPAPTSILQEGMAPHQLLPPSDVPQFYPVPPMGPPGQIPISGYPPQPETSFAPPPFQHQPDQSDMYPGARQQPCPPPPQAGQMSPHMLPQVPHSPVQMSHPPAQMPQHMPPSPGHIPPVKQPLKAPSEMQTAQPPSSSPPRSSFTPQMDFYDHMAHMGPGRRSRTTSQSSMHMASGRRSRTNSESSTHSGGRERSNSAVKQASPPPPSIPEQPHKEEAKKAKKDSPKKSGGGVGWLKWFYGKGKNEAHLPDDKNKSIVWDEKKQRWVDLNEPEEESKPPPPPPSGFPKIAPMPGPGGPAAPPSSGPPVNMFSRKAGTKSRYVDVLNPSRTAKPGGLAPAPADIFAPLAPMPMPTNLFVPSSAPDDQQPLEGSEGGHQEQNSPNTSSAPQMFNPTLLPPAPEGPPVPDGSHSGESLPAQGTAPTGGVTFYNPAQFAQTSAPPGGGLRSGRLSGQRQYPVLK comes from the exons ATGCAGCCCCCTCCGCGGACTGGACCTCCAGGAGCCTCTGGCCCCCCTCCTACTGGGCCCAATATGTTCCGCAGGACCAGGCCTCACAAGCATACAGCAGCAGCTACTGCCGCAATGCCACCCACTACCCAACCCATGACAGACCCTTTTGCGTTTGTAAGAGCTCCTCCCCCTATGGCTGCAGGTGGTCTCCCTACAATACCGAGCAGCAACCCTCCACCCATGCAAGCCCTACCTAACACCGTGTACTCTCAGGCTGGCGGAGGGCTGCCTCCACACCCCCAGACACTGGAGGATGttccagctgctcctcctgGTCCCCCACCATCCTCTGTGCCAGGAGTGACACTGTTCAACCCTCACAGTACAGCATCCCCTGGTGTTTTCCCAGTTCCAGGTCCTGCAGGATATGCATCCTCCCATACTGAACTGGGATATTTTAATTCAAGAGAACCAACACCATCCATGGCCACAGAGCCATCGCCTGTCTCCTCAGCCCCAGCACCTAGTCAGACACCTTTTAACCAGGAATTTCAAGGACCGCCACCTTCTCAGCCAGGACCCTTCCAGCCAGTtcctcccaccaccacctcttccCAGTGGGCCCCTGATCATGGAAGTCGTCCTCCATCAGTTCAGAACTACTTCCAGCCTACTAGTGACCCTCCACCACAGCCTTACAGTATACCTCCACAGACCCAGATGTACCCCTCCCACACCCCATCACCCCGTCacaacacccccacccctccaacACAGCCTGGACATCCCCAGATCCAGGCTCATCTTCCTCCCCAGAACCCTGTAAAGGGCCCAAGTTTTCCATGGCCTGACCCAAATGCACCCCAGCAGCAGCATAATTCCCACTTCCAAACACAGAGCTACTTTAGCCAGAGCTCTGCCCCCCAGGACTCTTGGTTCAGCCAACCTCCACAGGACTCAGGCTACCACCAAATGGGGACTGGCCTTGGCCATCCTCAATCTCAGCCTGATGCTGGTGGATCTCAACATGCATCCAGCTCTGTACCTGGTCCTAGTTCTGCCCCTGCCCCAGTCCCATACTCTCATGAGTCTGGTACACTCTCAATGTTCTTCAAAGACAATGATGTGGAAAATGAGGAAACACTGGCTGGAGAAAGAAATAAGGCAGTGAATGGTATTCCTGGATCCTTTCAGCATCACAACAACCCACAAACCCACAGTAGCCATGCAGATGCCTCTTTGGATTATAAAGGAGCTTCTCTTCAAGATCATTCACACATACCCTACATGAATGATGGCAATCATGCATTACAGGGACATACCCAGAAGCCCCCTGATCCCCAGTACGACCATGTGGAGAATTTGGAGTGCGTCCCGAACCAGGAAGTATTACCCAGTGAAACCCATGGCAGTCCTGCTGCTACTGTAGGCCATGGAGTAGACCAGTTTGAAACCGGGCCAAACCTGGAGACTCCAGATTCTGTTCCAAGACCAATGAGATCTGCCAGTGTGTCATCCAACTATAGCAATATGAGCCATGGAAGTGGAACTGGCACTCGTCGGCACCAGGGAGTAGTAGGTACCTTTATTCAGCAGGAAAGCCCTCGTCTTACTGATGATGCTAACCTGTCTGCTGTCGCTGGAGGTTACTTTGAGCAGATTGACACATCTCCAGCTGGAGATGTGGGTGCACGACAGAGCTCCCTGGAGCAGATGTGGTCTCCCACACCTAGCCCTCCCAAACCAACTGGTATCTTTCAGGCAAGTGCTAACAGCTCTTTTGAACCTGTTCGCTCACATGGGGTTGGTGTGCGTCCTGCTGAAGTTGATATGGCTAAAATTGTAGCAGAAGGGGGTGCAGATTCTACACCTGGCAACCTTGAGCAGCCACCAGATAATATGGAAAATATTTATGGCCCAGGACACCCCTTGTCTCCTGGGGCTGTTGGTGGTGTACCTCACCTGACACACCCAGTGGTTCTTTCTCACTCTCGACCTTCATCCCGTGCTTACGGGACCAGTCGGCCCTGTGAGAGCCCTGCCACTACTTTGTGGGCTCAGAATGACCCTACTAGCTTGGGCGCTAACATCCTCCTAGCCCCCGCTGCCCCAACAGTTCTTGCCCCTTTACGAGAGCCTAGTGCTGATGTTATCCAACCTCCAGATGGCCCACTGGACCTCCAGCCCTCCCAGAGAGTCCAGCCTACTTCCCACCAGCTCTCAGAGAACCTAGAGAACCCACCAAAGGTGAGTGAGGCAGAGCCAACTGACTCTCAAGGCAACATGGGATATGCATCTCTCCTGGTGTCTGATTCGCTCCATCAGCCTGTTTTGATTGCTCCGCCTGTGTCAAATTACAGTGTGATTCCCCCCAGTACCCCACCTCAAGCAGCCAGTCAAAGTAACCTTAAAGAGACTACCCCACCTGCGAGATCACTAGCACAGGGACAGGGTGCCAGTACCTCCCAATCACCTTCAGTATCCTCTAATCTAAATCAACTGTTTGCCCCTGGACCAATAAGTTTCAGTTCTTCACCCTCTAACCAGGGTCCGCTCAATCTGACCCGAGACAACACAGAGGCGGCAACATCAGAAATCACAGCATCGCCGCAGTCTCAGCCGGTCCGCCCTCCTCTTTCAAGGGGCCAACCAGTGGGTGGAGACAGCCACTCTGTTCTCCAAGTTAATCCACAGGCTTCTCTCGTGACTGCTACTGTCTCTAATCATAATCAGCCATCAAATTATGAACTACTTGATTTTTCTATGCACCAATCACAAATCCAAAACCAAGCATCTGGCCATCCTTCCTCTCTACATGAGTCTCCACAATCTAGTAATGGATTTTACCTACAGGTCACCAAAGATGCTCAGCAGGGGGTAAGAATGGAAGGCAATGCCCCTGTCCAGACCCCGGCCTCTTCATCTACCCCACAGGTACTGCCAGCAACCCCCCAAGCACCTGCAAACACCCAGCCGCCTCCAATGGAACCACCTAAGACATCAGATTCTCAGGCCCCACTGCAGGGATCAGGTGATGCTCCTCGTGTTCCAGTGAGTGGGGCACAACCTTCCCATGGCCAATTACCAGCTCCAGCACAGGGGCCTGGTGCAGGGAGTACTCCTCCCTCTGTTGCTGCACAACCCCCAGGGCCTCGAGGACCAGTACCTCCAGGGGCTTCCCAGCCAGCTCCTGCAGAGCCACCTCGACCACCCTCCTCCGTAGGCAGCCAGCAAGGCTATGGGCCCCCTCCTCCAGTGCCAGGACAGATGTATGGTGGCTATTATGGCAATTATGGGGAATACACGGATAGCAGAGCACCTTATCCTCCTGGCCAGTACCCGCCTCCATCCGGGGATCCTAGAGCACAGCAATATTATCAA GATGGTTCATACAGGAACCGAACAGATCATTGGTATGGCAGATATGATGGGCAGACCCCAGGTTATCGTGATCCAAACTACCAGTACAGAGAGCCACAGCCGGAACGACCCAGCTCCAGGGCCAGTCAGTACTCTGACAGGCCTTCATCGAG ACAAGGCTATCCTGACGATTACCACAGAGCAAACCGAAGTGCCTATAGTGAATATTATGCAGATTACTCCAAGAACTATGATTACAGAG GATACAACTATGTACAGTATGATCCTCGATACAGAGGATACTATGATCAGTCCTACTGGTCTAATTACGATGACAGCTACAGAGGCCGAGACAACTACTACAATCAACAAATGTATCCTGCCAG GAAAGATGGCTATGATGACCAGTGGCGGTACTATCCTGGTTATGATCCCAGCTTCGATGATGATTACCATCGAAGAGGAGAAATGTATGGCGATGAGTTCGACCGACGCAGCGTCCACAGCGAGCAGTCCGCACACAGTGTGCACAGCTCTCAAAGCCACCACAGCAGACGAAGCAGCTTCAGCTCACGGTCACAACAG AGCCAGGTATACAGAAGTCAGCCTGACTTAGTGTCCGCAGTCTATGACACCACAGCATCCACGCTGGCTGTTGACTACTCTTATGGACAATACCCAAACCCAGCTGATGCTTCCCAGAACTACAGCCAGTACCTCTATCCCTCTGAGTACACTGCAGACAGCACCTGGATAACCCCTGAGCAAC cCCCCCCTCGTCCTGCAACCCCAGAGAAGTTTACCATACCCCACCGTTGTGCCCGCTTTGGACCTGGTGGTCATCTGGTTCAAGTTCTGCCCAATCTCCCCTCAGCTGGACAGCCTGCTCTCGTTGATATCCACAACATGGag accaTGCTGCAGGATACCCCAGATCAGGCAGAACTACGAGCCTTCCCTGGACCCCTTGTTAA GGAGGAGACTCATAAGGTGGATGTGATAAAGTTCTCCCAGAACAAAGCACTGGAGTGTTCTCGTGACAACAACCTCTTGGACAGGGACTCTGCCCGTCTGCTCTGGGACTTCATTGTACTGCTCTGTAGACAGAATGGG ACTGTGGTAGGCACGGACATCGCTGACCTCTTGCTGAAGGAGCATCGCTCTGTTTGGCTACCGGGCAAGAGTCCCAATGAAGCGAACTTGATAGATTTTAACAATGAACCACTGGCACGAGCTGAGGAAGAGCCAGGAGCCGGACCACTCTCCCTCCTATCTGACACCTTCATGATTGTCCCAGAGAACGTTGGCAAGGAAACAGAGCGCTTcagggagctgctgctgtttggccGAAAGAAG GATGCACTAGAAGCAGCCATGAAGGGAGGCCTCTGGGGCCATGCCCTGCTGTTGGCCAGTAAGATGGACAACAGGACACATGCACGTGTCATGACAAG gttTGCCAACAGTTTGCCCATCAATGACCCTCTCCAGACCGTGTACCAGCTGATGTCTGGGAGGATGCCTGCATCGGCCACT TGCTGTGGAGAGGAGAAGTGGGGTGACTGGCGCCCTCACCTGGCTATGGTGCTGTCtaacctcacacacaccctggACCTGGATACCCGCACAATCACCACCATGGGCGACACTCTCG cttCCAAGGGGCTGATTGACGCTGCACACTTCTGCTACTTGATGGCCCAAGTTGGTCTGGGAGTTTTCACAAAGAAGAGCACCAAGATGGTTCTGATTGGCTCCAATCACAG TTTGCCCTTTTACCATTTTGCGACCAATGAAGCTATTCAGAGGACTGAGGCCTATGAGTATGCCCAGTCCCTGGGCTCCCAGCCCTGCTCACTGCCCAATTTCCAG GTTTTCAAGTTGATCTATGCATGTCGCTTGGCTGAATCAGGTCTGAGTGCTCAGGCCTTCCACTACTGTGAAGTTATCTCTAAGACTGTCCTCATCCAGCCCTCCTACTACTCTCCTGTTTTTATTAGCCAAATCATACAG ATATCTGAAAAGCTGCGGTTCTTCGATCCTCAACTGAAGGAGAGGCCTGAGCAGGAGTTGTTCAATGAGCCTGAATGGCTGATTCATCTCAGACAGCTGGATGGACAGATTagg acggGGGTGATTACTTACAATGCAGACAGAACAACTCCTACACAGTTCAACTGCAGCAGCCCGAGCTCAGAGTTGGACCAGCCCATTCCACCTGAACCTTACACCATGCCGCTGGAGATGGATGGCCCCGCCCCTGACAACCCACTAATGAGCTCATTACTGCCCGGGCCACCACCACAGGGAGTACAGCTGATGcctccag CTCCCACCTCCATCCTCCAAGAGGGGATGGCCCCACATCAGCTTTTACCCCCCAGTGATGTACCCCAGTTCTACCCAGTACCCCCCATGGGACCACCAGGCCAGATCCCTATCTCAGGCTACCCTCCACAGCCTGAGACAAGCTTTGCCCCTCCTCCCTTCCAGCATCAACCCGACCAGTCAGATATGTATCCAGGAGCCCGTCAGCAGCCATGTCCCCCACCTCCTCAAGCTGGCCAAATGTCACCGCACATGCTTCCTCAGGTGCCGCATTCACCTGTGCAGATGAGCCACCCGCCAGCCCAAATGCCTCAGCACATGCCCCCTTCTCCTGGGCATATACCACCTGTAAAGCAGCCACTAAAGGCCCCATCAGAGATGCAGACTGCTCAGCCACCATCATCCTCCCCACCCAGAAGCTCCTTCACACCTCAGATGGACTTCTATGACCACATGGCTCACATG GGTCCCGGGAGGAGATCAAGAACTACTTCACAATCTTCAATGCATATG GCTTCAGGACGGCGCTCACGCACCAACTCTGAGTCTTCCACTCACTCGGGTGGAAGAGAGCGCAGCAACTCAGCTGTCAAGCAGGCTTCTCCGCCTCCGCCTTCAATTCCTGAGCAGCCCCACAAGGAAGAGGCCAAGAAGGCCAAGAAAGACTCCCCGAAAAAG agtggtggtggtgttggctGGCTGAAGTGGTTCTATGGGAAAGGGAAGAATGAGGCTCACTTGCcagatgacaaaaacaaatct ATTGTGTGGGATGAAAAGAAGCAGAGATGGGTCGACTTGAACGAGCCTGAAGAGGAG AGTAAGCCTCCTCCGCCACCTCCCTCTGGCTTCCCCAAGATCGCTCCAATGCCTGGCCCTGGGGGGCCTGCTGCACCCCCGAGCAGTGGTCCTCCTGTCAACATGTTCTCCAGGAAGGCAG GCACTAAGAGCAGATATGTGGATGTTCTAAACCCCAGCAGAACTGCTAAACCGGGTGGATTAGCTCCTGCTCCAGCGGACATCTTTGCCCCTCTGGCACCAATGCCCATGCCCACTAACCTATTTGTGCCTAGTTCAG CTCCCGACGATCAACAACCTCTGGAGGGCAGTGAAGGAGGACATCAGGAGCAGAATTCACCAAACACCAGCTCTGCCCCACAG ATGTTCAACCCAACGTTGTTACCACCTGCCCCAGAGGGTCCTCCCGTGCCTGATGGCTCACATTCCGGGGAG AGTCTTCCTGCCCAGGGAACTGCACCCACAGGAGGCGTCACCTTTTATAACCCTGCACAGTTTGCACAG ACAAGTGCACCACCAGGAGGTGGACTCCGCTCTGGTCGTTTGAGCGGTCAGCGCCAGTACCCAGTGTTGAAGTAA